From Providencia sp. R33, a single genomic window includes:
- the pbpC gene encoding peptidoglycan glycosyltransferase PbpC (penicillin-binding protein 1C): MKKWLRRTGITFVSLLILLPLLFLVADKIWPLPIKQIEMARTVVAADGTPLWRFADKDGIWRFPVKIDEVSPDFIEALLTYEDRHFYQHPGVNPFSLVRAAGQFVSSGRIVSGGSTISMQVARLIDPHERTLGGKLKQLWRTAQLEYHYSKDDILEMYLNRAPYGGTIEGIGAASWVYLNKSPTKLTASEAALFAVLPQAPSRLRPDRYPERAQAARDKVLDRLEEYQVWSHEKVADIKQEQIWLAPRKNPHSAPLLARRVTKDAQESIIETTIDASLQSQLEDMAMNWKNQLPKQTSLGILVVDHSDMAVKAYIGSIDFQDDSRFGHVDMISAWRSPGSTLKPFLYALAMDDGLIHAESLLQDVPRRFNDYRPGNFDSGFNGPVSVSDALVRSLNLPVVQLLDVYGSKRFTAQLRNVGTELRFPVGSEPNLSLILGGTATRMEDLVSAYSAFARKGNVSPLRFKPTDEIHDRALMSPGAAWIVRRIMGGEARPVPEANLSGQLNLAWKTGTSYGYRDAWAIGVNPRYTIGVWVGRPDATPVAGQLGVATAIPIMNQVNGMLLSRIYLSHETLPKDSKPASVSQAVICWPGGTALLKDDNNCRQRRLSWVLDNTIPPTLMARDQESLLGLRQKIWVNDQGLQVAADCPNAQEKEVHLWPITVESWLPSSEKRENRLPKADLSCPPLKLEMPPLLISGVRDGEVLQRLPGKTSLDLRLVTQGGQGQKWWFLNGEQVNSTEQNGSILLTLEKSGNYQISVLDLSGQVTALNFRVK; the protein is encoded by the coding sequence GATTTTATCGAAGCGTTATTAACCTATGAAGACCGCCACTTTTACCAACACCCCGGTGTAAACCCGTTTTCATTAGTGCGTGCGGCAGGGCAGTTTGTGAGCTCAGGGCGCATTGTATCGGGTGGTAGCACCATTTCCATGCAAGTGGCGCGGCTTATCGACCCTCATGAACGTACATTGGGCGGTAAACTAAAGCAGCTGTGGCGTACTGCTCAGTTGGAATACCATTATTCGAAAGATGATATTCTCGAAATGTATTTAAACCGTGCGCCTTACGGGGGCACGATAGAAGGTATTGGTGCGGCAAGCTGGGTCTATTTGAATAAATCCCCTACCAAGCTCACTGCTAGTGAAGCCGCTTTGTTTGCGGTACTCCCTCAAGCCCCAAGCCGCTTAAGACCAGACCGTTACCCAGAGCGTGCACAAGCCGCGCGGGATAAAGTTCTGGATAGGCTTGAAGAGTACCAAGTGTGGAGTCATGAAAAAGTGGCTGACATTAAGCAAGAGCAAATTTGGCTCGCACCACGTAAAAACCCACACTCGGCACCGTTATTGGCCCGACGAGTTACCAAAGATGCTCAAGAGTCGATTATTGAAACCACGATTGATGCCAGTTTGCAAAGCCAGCTTGAAGACATGGCGATGAACTGGAAAAACCAGCTTCCTAAGCAAACTTCCTTGGGAATTTTAGTGGTCGATCATTCCGATATGGCGGTGAAAGCCTATATCGGTTCTATTGATTTTCAAGATGATAGCCGTTTTGGTCATGTGGATATGATTAGCGCATGGCGCTCTCCAGGCTCGACATTAAAGCCGTTTTTATATGCGTTAGCGATGGACGATGGATTGATTCACGCTGAATCATTGCTGCAAGATGTGCCACGGCGCTTCAATGATTATCGACCAGGTAACTTCGATAGCGGTTTTAATGGCCCTGTGAGTGTGAGTGATGCACTTGTGCGCTCGTTAAACTTACCTGTGGTGCAACTATTAGATGTGTATGGCAGCAAGCGTTTTACTGCACAACTGCGTAACGTGGGTACGGAATTACGCTTCCCTGTGGGTAGCGAGCCGAATTTATCGTTGATTTTAGGCGGTACAGCAACACGCATGGAAGATTTGGTGTCGGCTTACAGTGCATTTGCTCGCAAAGGTAATGTGTCGCCGCTGCGTTTTAAGCCAACGGATGAAATTCACGATAGGGCGCTAATGTCACCGGGGGCGGCATGGATTGTCCGTCGTATTATGGGCGGGGAGGCTCGGCCTGTTCCAGAGGCTAACTTATCAGGGCAACTAAACTTGGCTTGGAAAACGGGCACAAGCTATGGTTACCGAGACGCATGGGCGATTGGTGTTAACCCACGGTATACCATTGGCGTATGGGTTGGGCGGCCTGATGCCACTCCAGTCGCAGGGCAATTAGGCGTTGCTACGGCTATCCCGATTATGAACCAAGTCAATGGCATGTTGTTGAGCCGAATTTACCTTTCCCATGAAACGCTGCCAAAAGACAGCAAGCCTGCGAGTGTTAGCCAAGCGGTGATTTGTTGGCCGGGTGGCACAGCGTTATTGAAAGACGATAATAATTGCCGCCAGCGGCGTTTAAGTTGGGTTTTGGATAACACCATCCCGCCAACATTAATGGCGCGTGACCAAGAATCGTTGTTGGGGCTAAGACAAAAAATTTGGGTCAATGACCAAGGTTTGCAAGTCGCCGCGGATTGCCCGAATGCTCAAGAAAAAGAGGTGCATCTGTGGCCAATTACCGTGGAGTCTTGGTTGCCATCAAGTGAAAAACGGGAAAATCGGCTACCAAAAGCCGATTTAAGCTGCCCGCCACTGAAATTAGAAATGCCGCCATTATTGATTTCGGGTGTGCGTGATGGGGAAGTTTTACAGCGTTTGCCGGGGAAAACCAGTTTGGATTTGCGCTTAGTCACGCAAGGGGGGCAAGGGCAGAAATGGTGGTTCTTAAATGGCGAACAAGTGAACTCTACTGAGCAAAATGGATCTATTTTGCTCACGCTTGAAAAAAGCGGGAACTACCAAATATCTGTTTTAGATTTAAGCGGACAAGTCACCGCACTAAACTTTAGAGTTAAGTAA
- the ndk gene encoding nucleoside-diphosphate kinase yields MTVQRTFSIIKPNAVKKNVIGAIYNRFESAGFSIIAAKMMHLTREQAEGFYAEHKGRPFFDGLVEFMTSGPIMLQVLEGENAIQRHRDLMGATNPDNALAGTLRADYADSFTENATHGSDSEESAAREIAYFFTADEICPR; encoded by the coding sequence ATGACTGTTCAACGTACATTTTCTATTATCAAACCAAACGCTGTGAAGAAAAACGTGATTGGTGCTATCTACAACCGTTTCGAAAGCGCGGGTTTCTCAATCATTGCAGCTAAAATGATGCACTTAACGCGTGAACAAGCTGAAGGCTTCTACGCTGAACACAAAGGCCGTCCTTTCTTTGATGGTCTGGTTGAATTCATGACTTCTGGCCCAATCATGCTGCAAGTATTAGAAGGCGAAAACGCGATTCAACGTCACCGTGACCTGATGGGCGCAACTAACCCAGACAACGCATTAGCAGGTACTTTACGTGCTGACTACGCAGACAGCTTCACAGAAAACGCAACTCACGGTTCAGATTCTGAAGAATCTGCTGCACGTGAAATCGCGTATTTCTTCACTGCTGACGAAATCTGCCCACGCTAA
- a CDS encoding bifunctional tRNA (adenosine(37)-C2)-methyltransferase TrmG/ribosomal RNA large subunit methyltransferase RlmN gives MSDMTTDAQCATSSAISVTPEKTNQKVNLLDLNRKQMREFFAQMGEKPFRADQVMKWIYHYCYDDFEQMTDINKVLRAKLQEVAEIRAPEVADEQRSSDGTIKWAIKVGDQLVETVYIPEADRATLCVSSQVGCALECKFCSTAQQGFNRNLRVSEIIGQVWRAAKIIGSLKSSGRRPITNVVMMGMGEPLLNLNNVVPAMEIMLDDFGFGLSKRRVTISTSGVVPALDKLGDMIDVALAISLHAPTDDIRDDIVPINKKYNIETFLNSVNRYLTKSNANAGRVTVEYVMLDHVNDSVEQAHQLAECLKNTPSKINLIPWNPFPGAPYGRSSNSRIDRFSKVLMEYGFTTIVRKTRGDDIDAACGQLAGDVIDRTKRTLKKRLAGEPIQVKSV, from the coding sequence ATGTCCGATATGACGACTGATGCACAATGTGCAACATCTTCCGCTATTTCTGTCACCCCAGAAAAAACGAATCAAAAAGTTAACTTACTCGATTTAAATCGCAAGCAAATGCGTGAATTTTTCGCGCAAATGGGCGAGAAACCATTCCGTGCCGATCAGGTTATGAAATGGATTTATCACTACTGCTACGATGATTTCGAGCAAATGACGGATATCAATAAAGTCCTTCGTGCTAAGTTGCAAGAAGTGGCTGAAATCCGTGCCCCTGAAGTGGCTGATGAACAACGTTCATCGGATGGCACCATTAAATGGGCTATCAAAGTTGGCGACCAACTGGTTGAAACGGTATACATTCCAGAGGCTGACCGTGCAACATTGTGCGTTTCATCTCAAGTGGGGTGCGCGCTCGAGTGTAAATTCTGTTCGACAGCGCAACAAGGTTTCAACCGTAATCTGCGTGTTTCAGAAATTATCGGCCAAGTTTGGCGTGCTGCAAAAATTATAGGTTCACTAAAATCTAGCGGTCGCCGTCCAATTACTAACGTTGTTATGATGGGAATGGGTGAGCCATTACTCAATTTAAACAATGTAGTACCAGCGATGGAAATCATGTTGGATGATTTCGGTTTTGGTCTATCAAAGCGCCGTGTCACGATTTCAACCTCAGGTGTTGTTCCTGCGTTGGATAAACTCGGTGATATGATTGATGTGGCATTAGCGATTTCACTTCATGCACCAACTGATGATATTCGTGATGATATTGTTCCAATCAATAAGAAATACAATATCGAAACATTCCTCAATAGTGTGAATCGTTACCTGACAAAATCGAACGCGAATGCAGGGCGCGTCACCGTTGAGTACGTGATGCTTGATCACGTGAATGACAGCGTAGAACAAGCGCACCAATTGGCTGAATGCTTGAAAAACACACCAAGTAAAATTAACCTGATCCCATGGAACCCGTTCCCAGGTGCGCCATATGGTCGAAGTTCGAACAGTCGTATCGATCGCTTCTCTAAGGTATTGATGGAATACGGGTTTACGACTATAGTTCGTAAGACTCGTGGTGATGATATCGACGCAGCTTGCGGTCAATTAGCTGGCGATGTGATCGATAGAACCAAGCGAACGTTGAAAAAACGCTTAGCTGGGGAACCTATCCAAGTAAAATCAGTCTGA
- the rodZ gene encoding cytoskeleton protein RodZ yields MTIENNTEQTSVTVGQLLAQARERMGLTQDAVAERLCLKISTVKEIEQDIAPAGVEPTFLRGYIRLYARMVGVPESDIKAFMKVEEPVPLAKVSPMQSYSLGKKRKKREGWLMKLTWLIVIVLIAMVGIWWWQDHNAQKNELVSMANQSDLILSQQDNNTTPVELPTPIDDSSITVGTATLEDTPETLAPEGAASNTTSEQASVRTIPLPNAPQSTVSQDRMQNTQTEEPAPVSSSALVLNFTGQCWLEVRDANNKILFSGAKNNGDKLELDGTAPYRLNIGAPANVTVQFQGNPVDLSRFIKAKRPAKLKLPEA; encoded by the coding sequence ATGACTATCGAAAATAATACCGAACAAACTAGTGTCACTGTAGGACAATTATTGGCGCAGGCACGTGAGCGCATGGGGCTAACGCAAGATGCTGTTGCGGAACGATTATGCCTTAAAATCAGTACGGTAAAAGAGATAGAACAAGACATTGCTCCTGCTGGTGTTGAACCCACCTTTTTACGTGGCTACATCCGTTTATATGCACGCATGGTCGGTGTGCCAGAAAGTGACATCAAGGCATTCATGAAAGTGGAAGAGCCTGTTCCACTGGCTAAAGTGTCGCCAATGCAAAGTTACTCTCTGGGTAAAAAACGCAAAAAACGCGAAGGTTGGTTAATGAAACTGACGTGGTTAATTGTAATAGTTTTGATAGCCATGGTGGGTATTTGGTGGTGGCAAGACCATAACGCGCAAAAAAATGAATTAGTTTCGATGGCAAATCAAAGTGATTTGATTTTGTCTCAACAAGACAACAACACAACGCCTGTTGAATTACCGACCCCAATTGATGACTCTTCCATCACCGTGGGAACAGCGACACTGGAAGATACGCCAGAAACATTGGCTCCAGAAGGCGCTGCATCAAATACCACCTCTGAACAAGCGAGTGTGAGAACCATTCCATTACCGAATGCACCTCAATCAACTGTTTCACAAGATAGAATGCAAAATACACAAACGGAAGAACCTGCGCCAGTGAGTAGTAGTGCTTTAGTCCTGAATTTTACAGGGCAGTGCTGGTTAGAAGTGCGTGATGCGAACAATAAGATTTTGTTTAGTGGCGCGAAAAATAATGGCGACAAACTGGAACTCGATGGCACTGCACCTTATCGTTTAAATATCGGTGCGCCAGCTAATGTGACTGTACAATTCCAAGGTAACCCAGTTGATTTAAGTCGCTTTATTAAAGCGAAACGTCCTGCGAAACTTAAGCTGCCAGAAGCTTAA
- the ispG gene encoding flavodoxin-dependent (E)-4-hydroxy-3-methylbut-2-enyl-diphosphate synthase, whose translation MHNESPIKRRKSTRINVGSVPIGDGAPIAVQSMTNTRTTDVEATVRQIKALERVGADIVRVSVPTMDAAEAFKLIKQQVNLPLVADIHFDYRIALKVAEYGVDCLRINPGNIGSEERIRQVVDCARHYGIPIRIGVNGGSLEKDIQEKYREPTPEALVESAMRHVDILDRLNFDQFKVSVKASDVFLAVGSYRLLANKIDQPLHLGITEAGGARAGSVKSAIGLGMLLSEGIGDTLRISLAADPVEEIKVGFDILKSLRIRSRGINFIACPTCSRQEFDVIGTVNELEQRLEDLITPMDVSIIGCVVNGPGEAEVSTLGVAGAKTKSGFYEDGKRQKERFDNDKIIDQLEAKIRAKAAMMDESNRIEINLKN comes from the coding sequence ATGCATAACGAATCACCGATAAAAAGACGCAAATCCACCCGTATCAATGTAGGTAGCGTGCCAATAGGCGACGGTGCCCCTATCGCTGTTCAGTCAATGACTAACACCCGCACTACAGATGTCGAAGCCACTGTCCGCCAAATCAAAGCCCTCGAGCGTGTTGGGGCTGATATTGTGCGTGTTTCTGTTCCGACGATGGATGCAGCGGAAGCCTTTAAACTGATTAAACAGCAAGTTAACTTGCCATTAGTGGCAGATATTCACTTTGACTACCGTATTGCGTTGAAAGTCGCTGAATACGGCGTGGACTGCTTACGAATTAACCCAGGCAATATTGGTAGTGAAGAACGTATCCGCCAGGTTGTTGATTGTGCACGTCATTATGGCATTCCTATTCGTATAGGTGTGAATGGCGGTTCATTGGAAAAAGATATTCAAGAAAAGTATCGCGAGCCAACGCCTGAAGCGCTAGTGGAATCGGCGATGCGCCATGTTGATATCTTGGATAGACTGAACTTTGATCAATTTAAAGTCAGCGTTAAAGCCTCTGATGTATTTTTAGCTGTCGGTTCGTACCGTTTGCTGGCGAATAAAATTGACCAACCTTTGCACTTAGGGATCACCGAAGCGGGGGGCGCGCGTGCGGGTTCAGTTAAATCCGCTATCGGCCTTGGCATGTTACTGTCTGAAGGCATTGGCGATACCTTACGTATCTCCTTAGCAGCAGATCCAGTCGAAGAAATTAAAGTTGGGTTTGATATCCTCAAATCACTGCGTATTCGTTCACGCGGCATTAACTTTATTGCGTGCCCAACCTGTTCACGTCAAGAATTTGATGTGATTGGCACGGTGAATGAACTCGAGCAGCGTTTAGAAGACTTGATCACGCCAATGGATGTCTCGATTATAGGCTGTGTGGTCAATGGTCCTGGTGAAGCCGAAGTTTCAACGTTAGGCGTTGCAGGTGCTAAAACCAAAAGCGGTTTTTATGAAGATGGCAAGCGCCAAAAAGAACGCTTTGATAATGATAAAATTATCGACCAATTAGAAGCGAAAATTCGCGCTAAAGCTGCCATGATGGACGAAAGCAATCGAATTGAGATTAATTTAAAGAACTAA
- the hisS gene encoding histidine--tRNA ligase, whose amino-acid sequence MGKNIQAIRGMNDYLPADTRVWQKIEATLKNILQGYGFSEIRTPIVEQTPLFRRAIGEVTDVVEKEMYTFNDRNEESLTLRPENTAGCVRAGIEHGLLYNQEQRLWYLGPMFRYERPQKGRYRQFHQLGAEVFGLAGPDIDAEVILMTARWWKALGISEHVTLELNSIGSLEARANYREALVAFLEQHKDKLDEDCKRRMYTNPLRVLDSKNQDVQTLLNDAPELFDYLDVESREHFDGLCKLLDNAGVKYRVNQRLVRGLDYYNRTVFEWVTTALGSQGTVCAGGRYDGLVEQLGGRGTPAVGFAMGMERMVLLVQEVNPEFTADTSVADVYLASFGDNSQQAALLVAEKVRDELPTLRLMTNHGGGNFKKQLARADKQGAKIALILGEDEINNSQVTLKDLRTGEQETISQQLMASRITELLG is encoded by the coding sequence GTGGGAAAAAATATCCAAGCCATTCGCGGCATGAATGATTACTTGCCAGCTGATACACGCGTATGGCAGAAAATCGAAGCAACATTAAAAAATATTTTACAGGGTTATGGTTTTAGTGAAATTCGTACCCCGATTGTAGAGCAGACCCCGCTATTTCGCAGAGCGATTGGTGAAGTGACGGACGTTGTTGAAAAAGAAATGTATACCTTCAACGACCGCAACGAGGAAAGTCTGACATTACGCCCTGAAAATACCGCTGGTTGCGTCCGTGCAGGTATTGAGCATGGCCTGCTGTACAATCAGGAACAGCGTTTATGGTATTTAGGGCCAATGTTTCGTTATGAGCGCCCACAAAAAGGCCGCTATCGCCAATTCCACCAACTAGGTGCTGAAGTGTTTGGTTTAGCAGGTCCAGATATCGATGCGGAAGTTATTCTGATGACTGCGCGCTGGTGGAAAGCGTTAGGGATTAGCGAACATGTGACATTAGAGCTGAACTCTATTGGTTCTTTAGAGGCGCGTGCCAATTACCGCGAAGCATTAGTGGCATTCTTAGAGCAACACAAAGACAAGTTGGATGAAGACTGCAAACGCCGTATGTACACTAATCCATTACGCGTTTTGGATTCCAAAAATCAAGATGTTCAAACTTTATTGAACGATGCGCCGGAACTGTTTGACTACCTAGATGTCGAATCACGTGAGCACTTTGATGGCTTATGCAAATTATTGGATAATGCGGGGGTTAAATACCGTGTTAATCAGCGTTTGGTCCGTGGTCTTGACTACTATAATCGCACTGTTTTCGAGTGGGTAACGACAGCCTTAGGCTCACAAGGTACGGTGTGTGCTGGTGGCCGTTATGATGGCCTCGTTGAACAGTTGGGCGGTCGTGGAACACCAGCGGTTGGTTTTGCGATGGGCATGGAACGCATGGTGTTATTAGTTCAGGAAGTAAACCCTGAATTTACAGCAGACACCTCAGTTGCTGATGTCTACTTGGCCTCATTTGGTGACAACAGCCAGCAAGCTGCGCTGTTGGTTGCAGAAAAAGTGCGTGACGAATTACCTACGCTGCGGTTAATGACTAACCACGGTGGCGGAAACTTCAAGAAACAGTTAGCAAGAGCCGATAAGCAAGGCGCTAAAATTGCGTTGATCTTGGGGGAAGATGAAATTAATAATAGCCAAGTTACCCTAAAAGATTTGCGTACTGGCGAGCAAGAAACCATTTCACAGCAACTAATGGCATCACGTATCACTGAGCTATTAGGTTAA
- a CDS encoding YfgM family protein, whose translation MEVYTNENDQVDAIKRFFANYGAPLVIGLVIGVGGVFGWNYWQSHKVNVLQESAQKYETINTQLRSGSEQGVIAAQKFAAETDDVYSAMMGLELAQIAVDKGDLANAQTALSNALAKAKTVDMQDLINLRLARVQLAQGNADAAIASVANIKGKSWQATAQDVRGDALLHKGDKAGAKAAYAQGLESEGSQSLRGILTLKLNNVSNS comes from the coding sequence GTGGAAGTCTATACAAACGAAAATGATCAAGTTGACGCGATTAAACGCTTTTTCGCGAATTATGGCGCGCCATTAGTCATTGGTCTCGTCATTGGTGTGGGTGGGGTATTCGGTTGGAACTATTGGCAGTCCCATAAAGTCAATGTCCTACAAGAAAGCGCGCAAAAATATGAAACCATCAATACCCAATTACGCTCAGGTTCAGAGCAGGGTGTTATTGCTGCACAAAAATTTGCGGCTGAAACAGATGATGTTTACAGTGCCATGATGGGGCTGGAACTCGCACAAATCGCGGTCGATAAAGGTGATTTGGCGAATGCACAAACAGCATTAAGCAACGCACTAGCAAAAGCAAAAACGGTTGATATGCAAGACCTTATCAATCTACGTTTAGCGCGAGTGCAACTTGCACAAGGTAACGCTGATGCGGCAATCGCGTCTGTAGCGAACATTAAAGGTAAGTCATGGCAAGCAACGGCACAGGATGTCCGTGGTGATGCCTTACTCCATAAGGGCGATAAAGCTGGTGCGAAAGCAGCTTACGCACAGGGGTTAGAAAGTGAAGGTTCTCAATCTCTTAGAGGTATTTTGACTCTGAAATTGAACAACGTATCTAATTCATAA